The Numida meleagris isolate 19003 breed g44 Domestic line chromosome 7, NumMel1.0, whole genome shotgun sequence genome contains a region encoding:
- the HSPB11 gene encoding intraflagellar transport protein 25 homolog — translation MPAADWCLSAAGAALVMATSSDPEHPAHNMADGSSETFWSTTGMFPQEFIIGFPKRVTISRVAIQCYLVRTLRIERSVSKDPVDFEECIEKDLQHTEGQLQMEEFPLPDFQATYLRFIIKSAFDHFVSVHRVIAEGTAEDT, via the exons ATGCCGGCCGCCGACTGGTGCCTGAGCGCGGCGGGCGCTGCTCTCGTTATGGCCACCTCCAGCGACCCGGAGCACCCGGCCCACAACATGGCGGACGG AAGTTCCGAAACGTTTTGGTCGACGACAGGGATGTTCCCTCAGGAGTTCATCATTGGCTTTCCCAAGCGTGTGACCATCAGCAGAGTGGCCATCCAGTGCTACCTGG TGCGGACCTTAAGGATTGAAAGAAGTGTGTCTAAAGACCCAGTAGATTTTGAAGAGTGCATTGAAAAAG atTTGCAACACACAGAAGGACAGCTTCAAATGGAAGAGTTTCCG cttcCTGATTTCCAAGCCACTTACTTGCGATTCATCATCAAATCTGCCTTCGATCACTTCGTATCGGTGCACAGGGTGATCGCAGAGGGCACAGCAGAAGACACTTAA